GATCAGGCCGAGCCGGGCGAGGCCGGCCGCGACTACGGCGCGCCCGGAGTCGGACGCGGTCGCGATCGACGCGCCCGGCCGGAGCTGCCGCACGTACGCCGCCTGCGCGTCGCGCACGATCTGGTAGACCGCCCGCTGCTCCGGCGAGAAGCGGCCGTTCACCGGCAGCGTGCGCGTCACGTCCGCGGAGTAGTGCCCGAACGCGGTCGCGGCGTCGATGACGAGCAGGTCGCCGTCCTGCATCACCCGGTCGTCGGCGTCGTAGTGCAGCACCGTCGCGTTAGGCCCCGAGCCGACGATGCTGGCGTAGCCGGGCCGCTCGCCGCCCATCCGGCGGAAGGTGCCGTCGAGCAGTGCTTGGATCTCGCCCTCGTTGCAGCCCGGCGCGACGGCGCGCATCGCCTCGCGGTGCCCGGCCGCGCTGATCACCGCGGCGCGGCGGAGGAGCGCGACCTCCGCGGGGCTCTTCTGCGCCCGCAGCCGGAGCGCCACCGTGTCGAGCGACCGCACGTCCGCGGTCGGCCGCGCGGCACGCACCGCGGCGACGAAGCGCGCGCCGCGCGTGAGCGTGTCCGCGCGCGCGTAGTCGGCGGTTTGGACGTCCGAGACGACGAAGAGCGGCAGCCCGGTCGCGAGCAGCGAGTCGACCGTCGGCCGCAACTCGGCCAGCAGCCGCCCCGGCACCCCGGCGCGCGCCGGGACCTCGGCCGGCCCGGTGCGCGCGCCGACGAACAGCTCGAGACGCGGGTTCCGCGGCGGCACGAAGAGCGTGGACGTCCGCGCGCCGCCGCGCTTCACCAGCAGCAGCACGGCGTCGCCCTCGTGGAAGCCCGTGAGGTACTCGAACGAGGGGAGCTGCGAGAACGGCGGGTAGTGCACGACCGGCTCGACGCCGCCGAACGCGACGACCACGCCCGAGTCCACGCGCGCCAGCAGCGAGTCGCGCCGCTCCGCGTACTCGCGCGTCGGGACCTGCCCCGCGACGGCCGCGGGGCGGCCGGCGAGCGAGAGCGCGGCCGCGGCGAGCGCCGCGGCGGCGACCCGGCGAACGACGATCGGGCGCGCCATGAAGGTGCGCGCCACCGCTCAGCGCTCCGCGGTCTGCGCCGCCGCGCCGCCCTGCTTGTAGATGACGCCCCCCTTCATCACGAAGCTCACCCGCTGCGTCGCCGTGATGTCCTGCAGCGGGTCGCCCGGCACCGCGACGACGTCGGCCAGCCGCCCCGCCGCGAGCGTCCCCACGCGGTCCTGCCAGCCGAGCAGCCGCGCCGCGGTCGACGTCCCGGCGACGATCGCCTGCATCGGCGTCAGCCCGGCGCGCACCATGAGCCCGAACTCCTCCGCGTTCTTGCCGTGCGGCCCGACGCCGGCGTCCGTGCCTAACGCGATCGGGACGCCGTACTGCAGCGCGAGCTGGATTTTCCGCGGGCCCGCCGCGTACGCCGCGAGCGCCTTCTGCGCCCGCAGGCCCTTGAGCGTTCCGTTATCCGCGGCGGCCTTCGACGCCTCGCCCGCCTGCAGCGTCGGCACGAGGAACGTGCCACGCGCCTTCATCATCCGCGCGCCCGCGTCGTCGAGGAAGGTGCCGTGCTCGATGCTCGTCACGCCGGCCTGCACCGCGAGCTTGATCCCCTCCGTCCCGTGCGCGTGCGCCGCGACGGGGCGCTCCAGCTTCTTCGCCTCGCCGACGATCGCCTGCATCTCCTCGAGCGTGTACTGCGTCGCGCCCACCGCGTCGCCCTCCGACAGCACGCCGCCCGTCGCGCAGATCTTGATCACGTCGGCGCCGTACTTCACCTGGTAGCGGACCGCCTTCCGCCCCTCGTCCGCCCCGTCCGCGACTCCCGTGCGGTAGTCGGCGTCGATGAGGCCGGGCTTGAAGCCGTTCTCGTCGCAGTGCCCGCCCGTGATCCCGAACGAGTGCCCCGCGTTCTCCATCCGCGGCCCGACCGCGTGCCCCTCGTCGACCGCCTTGCGGAGCGCCATGTCGTCGAAGTCGGGCGAGCCCACGTTACGGATGCTCGTGAACCCCGCCATGAGCGTCTTGCGCGCGTTCTCGACGCCGAGGATCGCGTTGTAGCCCTGGTAGTCGCGCACCGGCGCGTCGTCGCCGCCCGGCTGGCCTAACGAGCGCCCGATGATGTGCGTGTGCGCGTCGATGAACCCGGGCAGGAGCGTCGCGTCGCCGAGGTCGACGACGCGCGCGCCGGCCGGCACCTGCACCGACGTGGCGGGACCGGCCGCGGTGATCCGGTCGCCGACGACGACGACGGCCGCGTCGCGCACGGCGGGCGCGCCCGTGCCGTCGAGCAAGCGCGCCGCGCGAAGGACGACGGTCTGCCGGGCGACGTCCGCCGTGGCGGCGGGGAATTGCGCGGCGGCCGGGCGAACGGCGCTCACGCCGAGGAGCGCGAGCGAGGCGAGGGAGAGGCGGCGCATGAGGGGGCAGGGAAGGAAGCAGGGTGGGGGACATCCGAAGTTACGCGGCGCGCGGCACCGCCTGCAGCGCGCCCGCTACGCGGCGCCGCGCGCGCCCGGCCTCCGCCACGCGCCGCAGCTCCCGCAGCGCGAACGCCGCGACGGCGACGCAGAGCACGACGCCGCCCACGGCCGGCCAGAACACCCGCGCGCTCTGGGCGTAGCGCGCCAGCATCGCCTCGTCCATCCGCGGGGCGATCGCGCCGAGCACGATGAGCGACGCGTTGTACGCACCGTGCAGCACGACGCTCGGCCAGATCGACCGCGTTGCCCACGCCGCGTACCCCGAGGCGAGCGCGAAGCCGAAGCGGAGCGGGAAGCCGAACAGCTGCGCGTGCACCGCGGCGAAAAAGAACGCCGTTGCGACAATCGCCTGCCACGCCGGGAGCCGCCGCTCGAGCCCGCGCTGCATCCAGCCGCGGAAGAGGAACTCTTCCATGAGCGGCGCGACGGCCGCGACGAGCACGAGCAGCGCGACCGCGCCGAGCGGCTGCCGCAGGTACGCCTCCGTGAACCCGTCGGCGCTCCGCGGAACGGGAAGCACGCGCGGCAGCACGACGAGCGCGCACTGCACCCCCGCGATCACCGCCGCGGCGGTCACGCCCACCCACGGCCACGCGCCCGCGGGCACCGGCCGCAGGCGGAACTGCGCGGCCCGCCACCACTCGCGCCGCCGCACCACGCGCACGGCGAACCACCAGACGAACGCCGCGGCGATCAACGCGTTGCCGACGATGCCGATGACAGGCGGAAAGAGGAAGCGGACCGGCCCGTCGAACGCGAGCGTGCGCGGGGCGAGGAAGGCGCCCTGCACCACCCCCCAGAGCAGGACCGCCCCCGCGCGCCGCAGCCAGAGCGCGGCGCCGCGCGGGCGCCCGGCCAGCCGCCCTTCCACGGCCAACGCCCCCGCCGCGCTCACTCCCCGCGCTTGCCTAACGTGACGCTCGCGCGCACCCGCTCCCCGCCGCGCACGACGACGACCGCGACCACGTCGCCCGGCGCGTGGCCGTAGAGCGCGTCGGTGTACGTGTACAGGTCGGTCACCGGCCGCCCCCCGAACTCGACGACGACGTCCCCGGCCCTGAGCCCGCCCCGGTCGGCGGGGCTTCCGGGCGTCACGCCCTGCAGCCGCAGCCCCTTCACCTCGTCGGCTGCCATGTCGGGGATCGACCCGAAGTAGGGGCGCGGCCCGGCCGCCGGGTCTCCGCCCGGCGCCGCCGCCGTCTGCCCCGCGCCCGGCGCGCGGCGGAACGTGAGCCGCGCCGGCCGGTCGCCGACGCGCCGCAGCACGCCCTCGGCGAGCGCGATCACGCGCGCCTCGCCGGGCGCGTTGATCTTCGCGGCCACGTCGGTCGCCGCGTGGTAGTCCGGGTGCTGGTCGGTGAAGAAGTGCAGCACCGGCACGCCCGCCGCGTAGAACGACGCGTGGTCGCTCGGCCCGAACCCGTCGCCTAACGCCTTGACGGCGAGGCGCGGGCCCGCGGCGTTGGCCGAATCGACGATCGCCGGCAGCTCGTCGGCGGTCGCGACGCCGTAGACGAGCAGCCGGTCGTTCGCGAGGCGGCCGACCATGTCGAAGTTGAGCATCGCCGCCGCGCTGTCGAGCGGCAGCGGGCTGTGCTCGACGAAGTACCGCGAGCCGAGCACGCCGAGTTCCTCGCCGCTGAAGGCGACGAAGAGCACCGACCGCCGCAGCGGGCGCGCGGCGACGCGCCGGGCGAGCTCCAGCACCGCGGCGACGCCCGACGCGTTGTCGTCCGCGCCGGGGTGCACGACCGCGCCGGCCTGCGGGTCGGTCGCGAACATCGTCTCGCGCCCGAGGTGGTCGTAGTGCGCGCCGACGACGACGAGCTCGCCCCGGAGCGCCGGGTCCGTGCCCTCGACGAGCCCGACGACGTTCTCGGCCGCGAGCGCGAACGGCTTCCCCGCATGCGCGAGCGCCGCGGCGCGGGCCTCGAAGCGCTGGTAATAACCCGCGCAGGGGACGCTATCGCCGCCGGCGGCCGGCCCGTGCACGGCCGGCGCCAGCGACACCCGCGTCGCGCAGCGCGACGCGTCCTCGGCGTCGACGACGACCGGCTTGAGCCCGAGCGCGCCGAAGCGGCGCGCCACGTACGCCGCCGCCGTGTCCGCGCCGGGCGAACCGGTGAACCGGCCTTCGAGGCGCGGCGCGGCGAGGAACGCGACGTCCGCCTGCACGCGTGCCGCGACGGCCGCCGCCGACGTGTCGACGCCGCCCCCCCGGGCGTGGTCGGGGCGGGGCGCCTCGTACCGGCCGTGCCCCGGGTGCTGCGCGGCGAGCGCCGCCGGGAACGCCGCGAGCAGCGCCGCCGCGCGGCCGAGTCGGCTTAGGTGCAACATGAGCAGTTTACCGCCTCGGCCGCGTCAGCGGTCCGTGAAGTCCGTCCGCGCCGTCACCGCGCGGCACGCCTCGGCGATCACCTCCGCGGCGCGGTCGAGGTCGTCGAGCGCGACCATCTCGTTCGGCGAGTGCATGTAGCGGTTGGGGATCGAGACGAGCGCCGTCGCCACGCCCGCGGCCGCGTTGTGGATCGCGTCCGCGTCGGTGAAGCTCTCGCGCCCCGCCGCGTGCAGCTGGTACGGCACGCCCAGCCGGTCGGCCGCGTCGCGCACGAGCCGGAACGCCACCGGCGAGACCACCGACCCGCGCGTGAACACCGGCCCCCCGCCGAGCGGCGCCTCGCCGAGCTCCTTCTTCTCGACGCCCGGGTGGTCGGTCGCGAACGTGACGTCGACGACGACCGCCATCGCCGGCCGCACGCGCACCGTGCTCGGCAGCGCCCCGCCGCCGCGCCACGCGATCTCTTCCTGCGTCGTCGCCACCGCCACGACGCGCGCCGCGCCGGGCCGCTCCGCGTAGCGCCGCAGGGCCTCGAGCACGACGAACGCCCCGACGCGGTTGTCGATCGAGCGCGAGACGATCCGCCCGTTAGGCAGCTCCAGCAGCGGCGTGTCGAGCACCCCCGCGTCGCCGACCTCGACGCGCGCGAGCGCCTCGGCCCGGCTCGCCGCGCCCACGTCGACCCACAGCTCGGTGATCTTCGTGGCCTTGTCGCGCTCCTCGGGCTTGATCAGGTGGATCGGCTTCTTGCCGACGACGCCGAGTACCGGGCCGTCGCGCCCGAGAAAGCGCACGCGCTGGCCGACGAGCACCTGCGGGTCCCAGCCGCCGATCGGGCTCACGTACACGTACCCCTGGTCGTCGACGTGCGTGACGATGAGTCCGATCTCGTCGACGTGGCCGGCGAGCAGGATCGTCGGGCCGTCCGCCGGGCCGGCGGCCGCGTAGCTGTTGCCGAGCACGTCCGAGGACACCTCAGCGAAGGCGCCGGCGTGGTCCCGCCAGACGCGGGCGGGGGCCCGCTCGTAGCCGGACGGGCCGGGGGTGTCGAGCAGGCGCTTGAGAAACGTGGTCGAGAGGTCGCTGAGCATGGGGCGCACGAACGCCCTAAGCCGCCGGCCTTGTCAACCCCGACCCGGCGCGGAGGCCTTGTAAACCGCGGCCCGGTGCGGAAGGTTGCCACATGCTTCTCATTTTCTTGGCGATCGGATTCGCCGCCGGCGTCCTCTCGGGGCTGTTCGGCATCGGCGGCGGCATCGTGATCGTGCCGGCGCTCCTCTACTTCGCCCGCATGCAGCCCGCGCGGGCCACCGGCACGTCGCTCGGCGCGCTCCTCCTCCCCGTCGGCGTACTCGGCGCCTGGGAGTACTACAAGAACGGCGACCTCGACGTGCGCGCGTCGCTCCTCGTCGCGGCGGGGCTCACCGTCGGGGCGTACTTCGGCGCGCGGCTCAACCACCTGCTGTCGCCGGTGCAGGCGAAGCGCGCGTTTGCGGTGTTCCTCGCCGCCGTCGCGGTGCGGCTGTGGGTCACGGCCAGGGGCTCATAGGGCGGGAGAGGCGTGCCGCCACCGCGGCCCGGCCGTGCCGTACGCCGATGGTCATGTCACGCCTACCGCGCCGGACCCGCGCGACCGTCCGACCCCGGCCGCGTCGCCATCCGCCCCCCCGCGCACGAGCGCCGCGACGAGCGCCGCGGCGTGCTCGACCGGCACGCGCCCGGTGTTGAACTCGACGTCGTAGAGCAGCGGGTCGCGCCAGTCGCGCCGGTGGTAGCGCTGGACGTAGCGGCCGCGCTCGTCGTCCATGCGCCGCGCCTCCGCGGCGGCCCGAGCCGCGTCGCAGCCGAGTCGGGGAGCGATGCGGCGAACGCGCTCCTCGACCGGCGCGACGAGCCGCACGTGTAGCGTGCCCGGCCGGCCGTGGAAGAGGCACTGCGCGCCGTGCCCGACGACGACGAGCGGCGGCGTGCGCACGGCGTCCGCGATCACCTGCTGGACCGCGGTGGCGACGTCGTCCGGCCCGAGCTGCGCGCCCGGCGCGACGTACGCCGACGGCAGCTCGGGCGGGAAGACGAACATCGCCGCGGCGATCCGCGACAGCCGCGTCGGCGGGTGTTCGTCCAGCCGCTCGACCACCCGCGCGTCCAGCTCGAGGCGCTCGGCCACGTCGTAGACGAGCGTGCGGTCGAGCACGGGCCAGTCGAGGCGCGCGCCGAGGGCGTGGGCGAACTCGCTCCCGCCGCTGCCGAACTCGCGGGAGACGGTGACGAGGTCGATCGGGGCGATGGACATACGACACTCCTCCGGGCACCCGCGGCGTCGCGTCGGACGCCGCGTCGTTTGACGTCGCCCGGGATTCTACGCGGCGGCACGCGAGTGCGTTGCCCCCAACGAGCGAGGCGCGGCGGCCGCGGCGGTTAGGCGACGCGCGCGGCCCGCTCCGCCTCCGGCGCGCCGAAGAGCCGCGGGTGGAAGATCCGCGCGAACAGCTCGACGCCGTCGACGAGGCGCGGCCCCGGCCGGCTGACGTACGCGTTCGCGTCCACGGCCCACACGGCGCGGCCGCGCAGCCACGCCCAGCGCGGGTCGCCGGCCAGTGCCGCGGCTTCGGCGCACGCGCGCGCGAGGTCGTAGCCGCACGGCGCCACGACGACGAGCTCCGGCTCTGCCGCCGCGAGCGTCTCGTGCGCGACGGTCGTCGAGTGCGCGCCGGCGGTGCCGAGTACGTCGACGCCCCCGGCGCGGCGGACCATCTCCGGGCCCCAGTGGCCGGCGAGGAACACCGGATCCGTCCACTCGACGACGGCCACGCGCGGGCGCGGCGCGCGGGCGGCCTTGAGCACCTCGTGCACCGCGGCGAGCCGGGCGCGGAACGCGTCGACGAGCGCCTCACCCGCGGCCGTACGGCCGAGCGCCTCGGCCACGCGGCGGACGTCGTCGCACACGCCGGCGAGCGTGGTGCCGCCGAGCGTGACGACGGCGGGCGCCGGGCCGCTCGCGTCACCGAGCCGCGCCGCGATCGCACACACGTCGTCCTGCGACACCGCGCACACGTCGCAGAGCGCCTGCGTGAGCAGCACGTCCGG
This is a stretch of genomic DNA from Gemmatimonadetes bacterium T265. It encodes these proteins:
- a CDS encoding endoglucanase encodes the protein MLSDLSTTFLKRLLDTPGPSGYERAPARVWRDHAGAFAEVSSDVLGNSYAAAGPADGPTILLAGHVDEIGLIVTHVDDQGYVYVSPIGGWDPQVLVGQRVRFLGRDGPVLGVVGKKPIHLIKPEERDKATKITELWVDVGAASRAEALARVEVGDAGVLDTPLLELPNGRIVSRSIDNRVGAFVVLEALRRYAERPGAARVVAVATTQEEIAWRGGGALPSTVRVRPAMAVVVDVTFATDHPGVEKKELGEAPLGGGPVFTRGSVVSPVAFRLVRDAADRLGVPYQLHAAGRESFTDADAIHNAAAGVATALVSIPNRYMHSPNEMVALDDLDRAAEVIAEACRAVTARTDFTDR
- a CDS encoding UPF0721 transmembrane protein yields the protein MLLIFLAIGFAAGVLSGLFGIGGGIVIVPALLYFARMQPARATGTSLGALLLPVGVLGAWEYYKNGDLDVRASLLVAAGLTVGAYFGARLNHLLSPVQAKRAFAVFLAAVAVRLWVTARGS
- a CDS encoding Xaa-Pro dipeptidase, with translation MRRLSLASLALLGVSAVRPAAAQFPAATADVARQTVVLRAARLLDGTGAPAVRDAAVVVVGDRITAAGPATSVQVPAGARVVDLGDATLLPGFIDAHTHIIGRSLGQPGGDDAPVRDYQGYNAILGVENARKTLMAGFTSIRNVGSPDFDDMALRKAVDEGHAVGPRMENAGHSFGITGGHCDENGFKPGLIDADYRTGVADGADEGRKAVRYQVKYGADVIKICATGGVLSEGDAVGATQYTLEEMQAIVGEAKKLERPVAAHAHGTEGIKLAVQAGVTSIEHGTFLDDAGARMMKARGTFLVPTLQAGEASKAAADNGTLKGLRAQKALAAYAAGPRKIQLALQYGVPIALGTDAGVGPHGKNAEEFGLMVRAGLTPMQAIVAGTSTAARLLGWQDRVGTLAAGRLADVVAVPGDPLQDITATQRVSFVMKGGVIYKQGGAAAQTAER
- a CDS encoding Xaa-Pro aminopeptidase; translation: MARTFMARPIVVRRVAAAALAAAALSLAGRPAAVAGQVPTREYAERRDSLLARVDSGVVVAFGGVEPVVHYPPFSQLPSFEYLTGFHEGDAVLLLVKRGGARTSTLFVPPRNPRLELFVGARTGPAEVPARAGVPGRLLAELRPTVDSLLATGLPLFVVSDVQTADYARADTLTRGARFVAAVRAARPTADVRSLDTVALRLRAQKSPAEVALLRRAAVISAAGHREAMRAVAPGCNEGEIQALLDGTFRRMGGERPGYASIVGSGPNATVLHYDADDRVMQDGDLLVIDAATAFGHYSADVTRTLPVNGRFSPEQRAVYQIVRDAQAAYVRQLRPGASIATASDSGRAVVAAGLARLGLIEAPDATFDAPNTPPGAPGASTAGADTAGGRAAYRQVPQVSLYAWHGYGGHGLGLEVHDPAQYYRGARLVQPGDVFTVEPGVYVKPAVLDGLADTPRNRAMVARLRPVMARYRNVGVRIEDDYAMTAGGVEWLSAGVPREADEVEAAMRARARHPASLPGGGACGRPNA
- a CDS encoding aminopeptidase codes for the protein MLHLSRLGRAAALLAAFPAALAAQHPGHGRYEAPRPDHARGGGVDTSAAAVAARVQADVAFLAAPRLEGRFTGSPGADTAAAYVARRFGALGLKPVVVDAEDASRCATRVSLAPAVHGPAAGGDSVPCAGYYQRFEARAAALAHAGKPFALAAENVVGLVEGTDPALRGELVVVGAHYDHLGRETMFATDPQAGAVVHPGADDNASGVAAVLELARRVAARPLRRSVLFVAFSGEELGVLGSRYFVEHSPLPLDSAAAMLNFDMVGRLANDRLLVYGVATADELPAIVDSANAAGPRLAVKALGDGFGPSDHASFYAAGVPVLHFFTDQHPDYHAATDVAAKINAPGEARVIALAEGVLRRVGDRPARLTFRRAPGAGQTAAAPGGDPAAGPRPYFGSIPDMAADEVKGLRLQGVTPGSPADRGGLRAGDVVVEFGGRPVTDLYTYTDALYGHAPGDVVAVVVVRGGERVRASVTLGKRGE
- a CDS encoding cytidylate kinase, translating into MSIAPIDLVTVSREFGSGGSEFAHALGARLDWPVLDRTLVYDVAERLELDARVVERLDEHPPTRLSRIAAAMFVFPPELPSAYVAPGAQLGPDDVATAVQQVIADAVRTPPLVVVGHGAQCLFHGRPGTLHVRLVAPVEERVRRIAPRLGCDAARAAAEARRMDDERGRYVQRYHRRDWRDPLLYDVEFNTGRVPVEHAAALVAALVRGGADGDAAGVGRSRGSGAVGVT
- a CDS encoding cobalamin-binding protein, which translates into the protein MRVVSLLPAATEICAALGALDLVAGVTHECDFPPEAARLPRVTASAVPVHAPPGEVDAAVRDAAAAGAPVFTLDEGAIAALRPDVLLTQALCDVCAVSQDDVCAIAARLGDASGPAPAVVTLGGTTLAGVCDDVRRVAEALGRTAAGEALVDAFRARLAAVHEVLKAARAPRPRVAVVEWTDPVFLAGHWGPEMVRRAGGVDVLGTAGAHSTTVAHETLAAAEPELVVVAPCGYDLARACAEAAALAGDPRWAWLRGRAVWAVDANAYVSRPGPRLVDGVELFARIFHPRLFGAPEAERAARVA